The following are encoded in a window of Paenibacillus polymyxa genomic DNA:
- a CDS encoding restriction endonuclease, SacI family, producing MSEVRVDKNQATEVLVKAIERATTKGYSWQSPFSKNIQTVLFGTHLTFRYILVTALLAKATNPKVNALCLQAGSQLDGAYDARSLCHNLLVPFERKYFNGGLGSSNEPFLNKPARAPELNPSNPVRRGNDQMLLDLLCTFLPQIQTQQEAFDALTDAIACCFIKFLEIRKSSTVQAAKIPTLTEMDLFLNDLLEQACGGETLVLTVGVLVKLHTMALAGKTKVEVHVVNQSGASSKEVSDIDVYLNNKMLYAFEAKDKLYKQEDVAHAVRKVVDSGFNRLIFVSGPRAMLQEASKQELIDAAALKGVYLTFMSHKKFIKFYLSQIPPTSIELFFSTLMELTREARMKDDTITYLQNTARKHGFIE from the coding sequence TTGAGTGAAGTTCGTGTAGATAAGAATCAAGCGACTGAAGTTTTAGTAAAAGCAATAGAACGAGCAACAACCAAAGGCTACAGCTGGCAATCGCCATTTTCAAAAAATATCCAAACTGTATTATTTGGCACTCATTTGACTTTCCGTTATATCCTTGTCACAGCACTTTTAGCAAAAGCAACTAATCCGAAAGTAAATGCTCTTTGCTTACAAGCAGGTTCACAGCTAGATGGAGCATATGATGCAAGAAGTCTGTGTCATAATCTGTTAGTACCTTTTGAACGCAAATATTTTAATGGTGGTTTGGGAAGCTCTAATGAGCCATTTCTCAATAAACCTGCTCGGGCACCAGAGCTTAATCCCTCTAACCCAGTTCGTAGAGGAAACGATCAAATGCTACTTGATTTACTCTGTACATTCTTACCGCAAATCCAAACTCAACAAGAAGCATTTGATGCTCTTACTGATGCTATCGCATGTTGTTTCATTAAATTTTTGGAAATTAGAAAGTCAAGTACAGTACAGGCAGCAAAAATTCCAACCTTGACTGAAATGGACCTTTTCCTCAATGACCTTCTTGAACAAGCATGTGGTGGAGAGACCCTGGTACTAACTGTAGGTGTTTTAGTGAAACTTCATACCATGGCTTTAGCAGGAAAAACTAAGGTTGAAGTTCATGTAGTTAACCAATCTGGCGCCTCATCTAAAGAAGTTAGTGATATTGATGTTTACCTAAATAATAAAATGTTGTATGCTTTCGAAGCAAAAGATAAACTATATAAACAAGAAGATGTTGCACATGCAGTTAGAAAAGTCGTTGACTCTGGCTTCAATCGATTAATTTTTGTCTCTGGTCCAAGAGCCATGCTTCAAGAAGCGTCTAAGCAAGAACTAATAGACGCTGCCGCGCTTAAAGGGGTTTACTTAACCTTCATGTCTCATAAAAAGTTTATCAAATTCTATCTTTCACAAATTCCACCAACAAGTATAGAACTTTTCTTCTCCACATTAATGGAACTAACACGTGAAGCAAGAATGAAAGACGACACCATCACTTACTTACAAAATACAGCACGAAAACATGGCTTTATTGAATAG